A genome region from Erigeron canadensis isolate Cc75 chromosome 3, C_canadensis_v1, whole genome shotgun sequence includes the following:
- the LOC122590725 gene encoding uncharacterized protein LOC122590725, which translates to MLQAENMSLVSEINGEDQPWKLKVKIIRLWKQTFSNNPHVVSSIDMVLIDEQGSRIQATVKHKLIPKFAALLEEGGIRVISNFGVGENKGRFLLTRHPCKINFYPNTSVRLSNDWAGPDQSIHLLSFDDILTKNFESVYSFDVIGEVVHCQDTKVMTTKGKERRVKNLQLQNHYPGKHSHSPMVGQQDIQTNKVQTTCRMGKCRQLSAKILD; encoded by the exons ATGCTACAAG CTGAAAACATGTCACTCGTCAGTGAAATCAATGGTGAAGACCAACCTTGGAAATTGAAAGTGAAGATCATAAGGCTGTGGAAACAAACTTTTAGCAACAATCCTCATGTGGTCTCAAGTATTGACATGGTGTTGATTGACGAGCAG GGATCAAGGATCCAAGCTACGGTCAAACATAAGCTGATTCCGAAGTTTGCTGCCTTACTAGAGGAAGGAGGGATACGTGTTATCTCAAACTTTGGAGTAGGGGAGAATAAGGGGAGGTTTTTACTCACAAGGCATCCGTGCAAGATCAATTTCTACCCTAACACCAGTGTTAGATTGTCTAACGACTGGGCTGGTCCGGATCAGTCAATTCACCTGTTATcttttgatgatattttgaCGAAGAACTTTGAATCTGTGTATTCCTTTG ATGTCATTGGCGAGGTTGTTCATTGCCAGGATACCAAGGTTATGACCACGAAAGGCAAGGAAAGGCGTGTCAAAAATCTCCAGTTACAAAATCATTATCCCGGTAAACATAGTCACTCTCCTATGGTTGGTCAACAAGATATACAAACTAACAAAGTACAAACTACTTGTCGAATGGGTAAGTGTAGGCAATTGAGTGCTAAAATATTAGATTGA